One Huiozyma naganishii CBS 8797 chromosome 5, complete genome DNA segment encodes these proteins:
- the PEX28 gene encoding Pex28p (similar to Saccharomyces cerevisiae PEX28 (YHR150W); ancestral locus Anc_5.103), translated as MPSQWRQYVLRGSERLIAETTRDELVRHVAGSLVDVSVKQWASGWGRTSGDQEDQQGDHQGPGQDPDGSAGPASSTAPPLLDILLDRLIARMVPRELPEREKLVESVSPGGPDSPAISASVLASNMKRMGKQMEHLFAAQDRLVRVLTWRNETGTLVLLLALTVFCYNPMYLVLLPLLALLFGVVVPAYRERHPRELHVVPSRAQGRTLGKSLLKRVARASCGSAVHRKTVEEALLEDNANLQLLVNLRDFQNMGTTTLRLTDAINHFLTVTCAFHDERRTTLFFAGGITSYIILQLASKYVNWSLLVSAALWTLMLATHPRVRPRLHNAMKRIHHHPSQTNTEGSPGAGLHDVVVDDQPVTGHVEIFAIYREALVPGSYKFFLWSPNVFDPQDECRRAQQAPPGVRELEDVLPPDGWTFDANSTWVLDRDVARWSSEKSLQLQLDDEAFLRDTVFKRQRFTRRVIRLVE; from the coding sequence CTGAGCGGTTGATCGCGGAGACTACGAGGGACGAGCTTGTGCGGCATGTCGCTGGGTCGCTCGTGGACGTGTCCGTAAAGCAGTGGGCGAGCGGGTGGGGGCGGACGTCAGGAGACCAGGAAGACCAGCAAGGAGACCATCAGGGTCCTGGCCAGGACCCTGATGGTTCCGCTGGTCCCGCCAGCTCCACTGCCCCTCCACTATTAGATATCCTTCTCGATAGACTTATCGCACGGATGGTCCCGCGGGAGTTGCCCGAGAGGGAGAAGCTTGTTGAGTCCGTGTCCCCTGGGGGTCCCGATTCCCCAGCGATCAGTGCCTCAGTGTTGGCCTCAAACATGAAGCGGATGGGGAAGCAAATGGAGCATTTGTTTGCCGCGCAGGACCGGCTCGTGCGTGTGCTCACGTGGCGCAACGAGACGGGTACGCTCGTCCTCTTGCTCGCCTTGACAGTGTTCTGCTACAACCCGATGTACCTCGTGCTTCTTCCCCTGCTGGCGCTGCTCTTCGGTGTCGTTGTCCCCGCGTATAGGGAGCGGCACCCACGGGAACTGCATGTGGTACCTTCTCGGGCACAGGGCCGCACACTCGGTAAATCGCTACTCAAAAGGGTCGCAAGGGCAAGCTGCGGGTCTGCAGTGCACAGGAAGACCGTAGAGGAGGCGCTCCTCGAGGATAACGCGAACCTTCAATTGCTCGTGAACCTCAGAGATTTCCAGAACATGGGAACCACCACGCTACGACTTACGGATGCAATCAACCACTTCCTCACTGTGACCTGTGCGTTCCATGACGAGAGACGTACGACTTTGTTCTTTGCCGGCGGGATCACCTCTTACATCATTCTCCAACTCGCGTCGAAGTACGTCAACTGGAGTCTCCTCGTCAGCGCGGCCCTATGGACCCTCATGCTCGCGACACACCCGAGGGTCAGACCGCGACTCCACAACGCAATGAAAAGAATCCACCACCACCCGTCACAAACCAACACCGAGGGATCCCCCGGTGCTGGACTACACGATGTGGTCGTCGATGACCAACCGGTCACGGGGCACGTAGAGATATTCGCCATATACAGGGAGGCACTCGTCCCTGGGAGTTATAAGTTCTTCCTGTGGTCTCCAAACGTGTTCGACCCACAGGACGAGTGCCGAAGGGCACAGCAGGCCCCACCCGGTGTCAGAGAGCTCGAGGACGTTCTGCCGCCGGACGGCTGGACGTTTGACGCGAACTCCACCTGGGTGCTCGACCGCGACGTCGCACGGTGGTCTAGCGAGAAGTCGCTCCAGTTGCAATTGGACGACGAAGCGTTCCTCAGGGACACGGTGTTCAAAAGGCAACGGTTCACCCGCAGAGTCATCAGATTGGTCGAGTGA